A single region of the Parasphingorhabdus litoris DSM 22379 genome encodes:
- a CDS encoding inositol monophosphatase family protein, giving the protein MPAHSALITVMERAARKAGSRLRRDFGEVEHLQVSKKGPADFVSKADMRSERILYDELSKVRPGWGFVLEEGGMIEGEEGKPRWIVDPLDGTSNFLHGIPHFAISIAVQERSYDGKGWGKITSGLIYEPLNDNTWWAELDRGAYLGDKRLRVSARRELSDALIATGIPFKGHGDLSDWSRIFGAIAPQVAGIRRNGAATLDLAWLAAGRYDGFWEADLQVWDVAAGILMVREAGGFVSDYTGGDQPIGQREILAANEALHTKLHKILAKSLL; this is encoded by the coding sequence ATGCCTGCACATTCTGCCCTTATTACCGTCATGGAACGCGCCGCTCGTAAGGCGGGATCGCGTCTGCGCCGCGACTTTGGTGAAGTGGAGCATTTGCAGGTTTCCAAAAAAGGCCCCGCGGACTTCGTGTCCAAAGCCGACATGCGGTCGGAGCGTATCCTTTATGACGAGCTGTCAAAAGTGCGTCCCGGCTGGGGTTTCGTTCTGGAAGAAGGCGGCATGATCGAAGGTGAAGAGGGCAAACCACGCTGGATTGTGGATCCGCTGGATGGCACCAGCAATTTTCTCCACGGCATTCCACATTTTGCAATTTCCATAGCTGTGCAGGAACGATCCTATGATGGCAAAGGCTGGGGCAAGATTACCAGCGGCCTTATTTATGAGCCCTTGAATGATAACACATGGTGGGCAGAACTGGATCGCGGTGCGTATCTTGGCGACAAGCGTTTGCGCGTATCCGCGCGCCGCGAGCTATCGGATGCGTTGATCGCCACCGGTATCCCGTTCAAGGGACATGGCGATCTTTCCGATTGGTCTCGCATTTTTGGAGCGATTGCACCGCAAGTCGCTGGCATCCGCCGCAATGGTGCTGCAACGCTTGATCTCGCCTGGCTGGCAGCGGGCCGGTATGATGGCTTTTGGGAAGCGGATCTGCAAGTTTGGGATGTCGCTGCGGGGATATTGATGGTACGCGAAGCCGGAGGTTTTGTGAGCGACTATACCGGCGGCGATCAACCTATCGGACAGCGTGAAATACTGGCTGCAAACGAGGCGCTTCATACCAAGCTGCACAAAATTCTCGCCAAGTCGCTACTCTAA